The stretch of DNA TATGAAACGGAAGAAGGTTTCGGAGTCATTGAGTTTGTAAAGCGTGAAAATGGTTGGGGATTTTCTGGATCATCATTACAACGATACAATACAGAATTGCCTTTAACTGATTCTGGGCTGACTGCTGGAGTAGACAATCAACTTGCCGTTTACTATGGACAAATCAATGATGAAAAGATTCAAAAGGTCATTGCCATCAAGGGTGGAAAGGAATTTATACCAATGGTGATTCAAGGTACCTATGGGTCATATTGGCTTTATACGTCTAATGAAGAGCTAGCCATTGATAAAGAGCACGATCAATTAATTGGTTTAGACAAAGACGGCAATGTCATTTACGAAAAATAAGGAGTTGAGGATAGTGGATATAATTAAAAAAGCGAAGGAATTTGCGACAAAAGCACATGAAGGGCAAGTCCGCAAAGTGCGAAGTAATCCATTCATCGAGCATCCAGAAGGCGTAGCGAAAATTTTACAAGATGCAGGAATGGCTGCTGAAGTGGTCGCAGCTGGCTGGCTTCACGATGTTGTCGAAGACACTCCGTATACAATTGAAGATATCGATAATGAATTTGGTGAAAAAGTAGCTACCATTGTTGCGAGCAATACAGAAAAAAAGCTTGAAGATGATGGCAACAAACGAGCGTGGGATGACAGAAAAAAAGATACAATAAACGCAATACCGGAAAAAACGATGGAAGAGCTGGCACTATTAATTGCCGATAAACTTGATAATTTACAAAGTTTATTCCATGACGCACTAGTCATCGAAAAACAAGGAGAAAAAATTGAGGATTTCTTTAGTAAGAAAATGGAAGATCAAGTGTGGTACTATACAACTATTAAAGAAGAAGTATTCGCCAATTTAGATCCAAAAAACGAAATTCCAGACTTTTTCATCGAATATGCTGCACTCGTCGAAAAATTTAATAAGCAATACGCGTAATATAAGGGTTAGCCAAAGGCTAGTCCTTTTTTCATATTTTTCATCTCTTCCCAGCAAATACAATAATTCGACATAATATTTCTTTTTTTATTTCCTTGGAAATGGTAAAATAGCACAAAATACAAAGAATTGTCGAAATATTTTTTATGACATGACTGTTAAATAAGGAGAACTACCTTACAATGGAACTTATTTTCGGCCAACAAGCAATTTTAAGTATTGTCGTGCACCTCTTTTTCATCGGAGTAGCATGGTGGGCATTACAAGCTTTAAAGTTTGATCTAATTGTTAAAACAACGGATGTATTGCGCGCTAGAATTTTATTTATTTTTATAACGATTGCATTAGGTTCTGCAGTTGCCGAGTTCTTTTTAGCTTATTTTTATTATTCGATGCAACTAAAGTATTTATTCTAACGTCTAATTGTATAGATGATGAAATTCTCATGACCCTAATCGATCGTCTTTTCGAATGATCCAGCTTCAGCAATCAGCGACTAGTAAGCTTCACACTTTTCATTTGCGATAAGTCAACAGCGAAGCTCTGCTTCGTGTTTCCTTTATCTCATTCAAAGTGTTCCACCTTATACGTCGCTATGCGATTGCATCAGCTTTTCGTTTTTTGTCATAAAATGACGACATCTTCCATGTATGATGCCCCTCTCTTACAGGCAACAATGTAAATAAGGAGAGGAAGTGTCGGAGATGAAACAATTAGCAATCGTATCGTTCATATCTATTTTTGGTATGTTTTTTTCACTCCATACGTTTGGAGAACATTCACAAACTGAAGTGACACAAACAGCGACTGAAATTATCGAAGTGATGAACCAGGGCGATATTGAAGTAGATGGCTGGACGTTATATGCGCGTGAAAATGCTCAAAAGCTACATTCAGAAAAAGAGATGCAAGCATGGATTGCGCAAAAAAAAGAAATGTTACAAAGTTTCACTTGGACACAGTTGGTCAAAGATTCTAACGGCTTCAAGATTACAGCAACGAAAGAAACAAGTGTCATTGAAAAGGTAACTTTTATTATGTACGGACAGAAAGAAATGTTTTCGACGTATATTATATACGAGGTTACAGGAACTAAATGGAATGAAAACATAGCAGAAAAAGTTAATGAAAAAATAAATGTACGGTCGATGCAATTATTTGAGGAATTCCCTGTAATTTTCACTTGTATCAAAGGTAATGCGGGTGATAGAATGATGGAGTCTTTAGACGACGAAGCAAGGAAACTGTTAGTTGATCTTGATGCAAAAACAGTTGAAAGTTTAACGGAAGAGCATTTTGTATCATACTCTGCTTATAGTAACCGCTTCGACACGTCAATATCCACAGATAATACAGCAATGAATGTACAACTTGCACTGCGAAATGAAGGAATGGGCGGTAAAACAACCGTCATAATTGGCACACCAATAATAACGATTGAATATTAATATATAGAAAATGGACGCGGAGGGGAATTGCCTTGGAAAAAATAATCGTCCGTGGTGGTAGGCGTTTAAAAGGTACTGTAAGAGTTGAAGGTGCCAAAAATGCTGTATTGCCTGTCATCGCTGCATCTTTATTAGGTAGTAATAACAATAGTACGATTTTTAATGTGCCAGCTTTAGCTGATGTATATACGATAAGTGAAGTTTTACGTAGCTTAAATGTCGATGTAACATTTGAAGATGGTCAAATCAAAGTAAATGCAACAAAGCCGTTGAAAACGGAAGCACCTTTTGAATATGTGAGAAAAATGCGAGCTTCATTTTTAGTAATGGGACCGTTATTAGCGCGTGTTGGTCATGCGCGTATCGCACTTCCTGGTGGATGTGCAATTGGGCAACGTCCGATTGAACTACACTTAAAAGGATTCGAAAAAATGGGAGCAACAGTAGATATCGGAAACGGTTATATAGAAGCACGTGTAACAGGTCGCCTTAAAGGCGCAAAAGTTTATCTTGATTTCCCAAGCGTAGGTGCAACGGAAAATATCATGATGGCTGCAACACTTGCTGAAGGTGTAACAACGATTGAAAACTGTGCAAAAGAACCAGAAATCGTTGACCTTGCGAACTATTTAAACGCAATGGGTGCGAAGGTTCGCGGCGCAGGTACTGGTATGATTCGTATTGAAGGTGTTGATTCACTTAACGGTACAACACATACAATTATTCCTGACCGAATTGAAGCAGGAACATTTATGTGTGCAGCAGCAATTACAGGTGGAGATGTTCTCATTGAGAATGCAGAACCAGATCACGTACGCCCGTTAATAGCTAAGCTTGAAGAAATGGGAGTGCAAATTTCAGAAAAAGAAGAAGGGATTCACGTTGTCGCACCTGAGCAATTAAAGCCAGTTGACTTAAAGACGATGCCTTATCCTGGTTTCCCAACTGATATGCAATCACAAATGATGGCACTTCTATTAAAAGCAAGCGGCACAAGTATGTTAACAGAAACGGTATTCGAAAATCGCTTCATGCACGTCGAAGAATTTGGACGTATGAGCGGTAACATCAAAATCGAAGGTCGTTCTGCCATCATAACTGGGCCAGCGCAATTACAAGGTGCTGAAGTAGCTGCAACAGATTTACGTGCAGCAGCTGCATTAATTCTTGCTGGTTTAATTGCTGAAGGATATACACGTGTTGTAAAACTACATCACTTAGATCGCGGTTACGTTAATTTTGAAGCTAAACTATCTGCTTTAGGCGCTGACATCGAAAGAGTCATCGATGATGTAGAAAGTAAAGATCAAAACACATTAAAAATCAATCCTAATTTTGCATAACACAACGAGAGGCCTGCCCAACATGGTATGGCTTCTTTTTTTTGGTGGTTAGTTGGTTAGGTGGTTAGTGTTTAGTTGGTTAGTGTTTAGTTGGATAGTTATTAGTGATTAGTGGTTAGTGGTTAGTTGGTTAGTTGGTTAGTGTTTAGTTGGTGATAGGTGGTTGAGCAAAAGCCCTGCTTTTTGTGATGCCGAAAAAATTTAACGTAATATAGTAAAATCCACGACACTCCAGCGGGATAACGAGCCAGACGAGACCCCACAACGACGAGGTACGAGTGAGGAGGCTCGTGAATCGTCCGCGGAAAGGGAGTGGATATTTGCGATTGCGAGGAATATCATGTTGCCCTCATTCAAAGTGTCCAGTTTACACATCGCAATCAATCCCTACCCACTAAATCCCTATCTACCCATCCACCTACCCACCTATCCACCTAACCAACTATCTAGCTACCC from Lottiidibacillus patelloidae encodes:
- a CDS encoding HD domain-containing protein, with translation MDIIKKAKEFATKAHEGQVRKVRSNPFIEHPEGVAKILQDAGMAAEVVAAGWLHDVVEDTPYTIEDIDNEFGEKVATIVASNTEKKLEDDGNKRAWDDRKKDTINAIPEKTMEELALLIADKLDNLQSLFHDALVIEKQGEKIEDFFSKKMEDQVWYYTTIKEEVFANLDPKNEIPDFFIEYAALVEKFNKQYA
- a CDS encoding DUF1146 family protein; protein product: MELIFGQQAILSIVVHLFFIGVAWWALQALKFDLIVKTTDVLRARILFIFITIALGSAVAEFFLAYFYYSMQLKYLF
- a CDS encoding YwmB family TATA-box binding protein, producing MKQLAIVSFISIFGMFFSLHTFGEHSQTEVTQTATEIIEVMNQGDIEVDGWTLYARENAQKLHSEKEMQAWIAQKKEMLQSFTWTQLVKDSNGFKITATKETSVIEKVTFIMYGQKEMFSTYIIYEVTGTKWNENIAEKVNEKINVRSMQLFEEFPVIFTCIKGNAGDRMMESLDDEARKLLVDLDAKTVESLTEEHFVSYSAYSNRFDTSISTDNTAMNVQLALRNEGMGGKTTVIIGTPIITIEY
- the murA gene encoding UDP-N-acetylglucosamine 1-carboxyvinyltransferase, which produces MEKIIVRGGRRLKGTVRVEGAKNAVLPVIAASLLGSNNNSTIFNVPALADVYTISEVLRSLNVDVTFEDGQIKVNATKPLKTEAPFEYVRKMRASFLVMGPLLARVGHARIALPGGCAIGQRPIELHLKGFEKMGATVDIGNGYIEARVTGRLKGAKVYLDFPSVGATENIMMAATLAEGVTTIENCAKEPEIVDLANYLNAMGAKVRGAGTGMIRIEGVDSLNGTTHTIIPDRIEAGTFMCAAAITGGDVLIENAEPDHVRPLIAKLEEMGVQISEKEEGIHVVAPEQLKPVDLKTMPYPGFPTDMQSQMMALLLKASGTSMLTETVFENRFMHVEEFGRMSGNIKIEGRSAIITGPAQLQGAEVAATDLRAAAALILAGLIAEGYTRVVKLHHLDRGYVNFEAKLSALGADIERVIDDVESKDQNTLKINPNFA